In Streptomyces violaceusniger Tu 4113, one DNA window encodes the following:
- a CDS encoding FKBP-type peptidyl-prolyl cis-trans isomerase: MRRRSVLLAVPAGLLTLAGCGDDKSGSDKTKPSQEPTSQSPSPAPSGKIVSGPVPPITAGKKFGEKPKVAKGTGKPPHDLAVKTISQGDGRKTVKGDWVQINYLAQIWDTGKVIDNTFDKKKTAAFPIGKGQVLPGWDQGLLGRNLGSRLELAVPPAYAYGKQGQPQAGIKGTDTLVFVIDLVNAFNAKSSAKGRKVEQTNPDLPKVSTNTDGKAPTITIPKKSAPKKLVSEYVIEGDGQEVKKTDALLVQYKGVLWDGGKEFDSTYKRGELAQFSLQQVVKGWSQGLTGKKVGSRVLVVVPPDLGYGKAAQKGIPANSTLVFSVDILTVL, from the coding sequence GTGCGCCGACGCTCCGTACTCCTTGCCGTGCCCGCGGGCCTGCTGACACTCGCGGGCTGTGGTGACGACAAATCAGGGTCCGACAAGACCAAGCCGTCACAGGAGCCGACGAGCCAGAGCCCCTCACCGGCCCCCAGCGGCAAGATCGTTTCCGGACCGGTGCCGCCCATTACCGCCGGTAAGAAGTTCGGTGAGAAGCCGAAGGTCGCCAAGGGTACGGGTAAGCCGCCGCACGATCTCGCGGTCAAGACGATCAGCCAGGGGGACGGCAGGAAGACGGTCAAGGGCGATTGGGTCCAGATCAACTACCTGGCGCAGATCTGGGACACCGGTAAGGTCATCGACAACACCTTCGACAAGAAGAAGACCGCCGCCTTCCCGATCGGCAAGGGCCAGGTCCTCCCGGGCTGGGACCAGGGCCTGCTGGGCCGGAACCTCGGCAGCCGGCTGGAGCTGGCCGTCCCGCCCGCGTACGCCTACGGCAAGCAGGGCCAGCCGCAGGCCGGTATCAAGGGAACCGACACGCTGGTCTTCGTCATCGACCTCGTGAATGCCTTCAACGCCAAGAGCTCGGCCAAGGGCCGCAAGGTGGAGCAGACCAATCCCGACCTGCCCAAGGTGTCCACCAACACCGACGGCAAGGCGCCCACCATCACCATCCCCAAGAAGTCCGCGCCGAAGAAGCTGGTCTCCGAATACGTCATCGAGGGTGACGGCCAGGAGGTCAAGAAGACCGACGCGCTGCTCGTCCAGTACAAGGGCGTGCTGTGGGACGGCGGCAAGGAGTTCGACTCCACCTACAAGCGCGGTGAGCTGGCCCAGTTCTCGCTGCAGCAGGTCGTCAAGGGCTGGTCGCAGGGGCTCACCGGCAAGAAGGTCGGCAGCCGGGTGCTGGTCGTCGTGCCCCCGGACCTGGGCTACGGCAAGGCGGCCCAGAAGGGCATCCCCGCCAACTCCACGCTGGTGTTCTCCGTGGACATCCTGACAGTTCTGTAG
- the pafA gene encoding Pup--protein ligase — protein MDRRIFGLENEYGVTCTFRGQRRLSPDEVARYLFRRVVSWGRSSNVFLRNGARLYLDVGSHPEYATPECDNVTELVTHDKAGERILEGLLVDAERRLHEEGIAGDVYLFKNNTDSAGNSYGCHENYLVARHGEFSRLADILIPFLVTRQLLCGAGKVLQTPRGAVYCVSQRAEHIWEGVSSATTRSRPIINTRDEPHADAERYRRLHVIVGDSNMSETTMLLKVGATDLVLRMIEAGTVMRDLTLENPIRAIREVSHDITGQRKVRLASGREASALEVQQEYYEKAVDFCERRGIRTGMVERVLELWGRTLDAIRTEELDRIGTEIDWVMKYKLIERYRAKNNITMSHPRIAQIDLAYHDIHRRRGLYYLLEKRGQAARVCNDLKIFEGKSVPPQTTRARLRGDFIRRAQEQRRDFTVDWVHLKLNDQAQRTVLCKDPFRSVDDRVEKLIAGM, from the coding sequence ATGGACCGCCGCATTTTCGGGCTGGAGAACGAGTACGGCGTCACGTGCACATTCAGGGGACAGCGCCGGTTGTCTCCTGACGAAGTGGCGCGCTACCTCTTCCGCCGTGTCGTCTCCTGGGGCCGCAGCAGCAATGTCTTCCTGCGCAACGGCGCCCGCCTCTATCTCGACGTGGGCTCGCACCCGGAATACGCAACCCCCGAGTGTGACAACGTGACCGAGCTGGTCACCCACGACAAGGCAGGCGAGCGCATTCTCGAGGGTCTGCTCGTGGACGCGGAGCGTCGCCTGCACGAGGAGGGAATCGCGGGCGACGTCTATCTCTTCAAGAACAACACCGACTCCGCGGGCAACTCCTACGGCTGCCACGAGAACTATCTGGTGGCACGGCACGGCGAGTTCTCCCGGCTCGCCGACATTCTCATCCCGTTCCTGGTGACACGGCAGCTTCTGTGCGGTGCGGGCAAGGTGCTCCAGACCCCGCGTGGCGCCGTCTACTGCGTCAGCCAGCGCGCCGAGCACATCTGGGAGGGCGTCAGCTCCGCGACGACCCGCTCCCGGCCGATCATCAACACCCGCGACGAACCCCACGCCGACGCCGAGCGCTACCGCCGGCTGCATGTCATCGTGGGCGACTCCAACATGTCCGAGACCACCATGCTGCTCAAGGTCGGCGCCACCGATCTGGTGCTCCGCATGATCGAGGCGGGCACCGTGATGCGTGACCTGACCCTGGAGAACCCCATCCGGGCCATCCGCGAGGTCAGCCATGACATCACCGGGCAGCGCAAGGTGCGGCTCGCCAGCGGGCGCGAGGCGTCCGCCCTGGAAGTGCAGCAGGAGTACTACGAGAAGGCCGTCGACTTCTGCGAGCGCCGCGGCATCCGCACCGGCATGGTCGAGCGCGTCCTCGAGCTGTGGGGCCGCACCCTGGACGCGATCCGCACGGAGGAGCTCGACCGGATCGGCACCGAGATCGACTGGGTGATGAAGTACAAGCTCATCGAGCGGTACCGAGCCAAGAACAACATCACCATGTCCCATCCGCGGATCGCCCAGATAGACCTCGCCTACCACGACATCCACCGCCGCCGCGGCCTCTACTACCTGCTGGAGAAGCGGGGTCAGGCGGCCCGGGTCTGCAACGACTTGAAAATCTTCGAGGGCAAGTCGGTGCCACCGCAGACCACCCGCGCCCGGCTGCGCGGCGACTTCATCCGCCGGGCCCAGGAGCAGCGCCGCGACTTCACCGTCGACTGGGTACACCTGAAGCTCAATGACCAGGCACAGCGCACCGTGCTGTGCAAGGACCCGTTCCGTTCGGTCGACGACCGGGTGGAGAAACTCATCGCCGGTATGTGA
- a CDS encoding MFS transporter, with amino-acid sequence MAAGYGELLRTPHAARLLIGTLLGRLPNATAALAVLLFSRAEGGSYALAGGLSAVYGVANAVGQPLLGRAVDRFGQTWVMLPAAVASALGMVLFAVVGLDPLPVAYAAMLIAGLFTPPLEGGLRALWPAVLRREDQVHAAYALDAVAQEVMFAVGPLLVTLSVAVWSEAAALLVINAIGVAGALWVVVSRPSRQWRSAPREAHWLGALRSPGLLVLLGSFFFIGLALGAIAVAAVAYADEHGGGVVSSALLSALGVGALAGGIVYGGRTWPGAPERRLRLLVAALALGYLPLMLVPGVVMMTVLAGVAGVFLAPALACAFVVVDRHAPTGTVTEAFSWLVTTFVVGNAVGTAVAGPTVQLGGVAPGFAVPAAGGVAALAVLLAAQRFLLDGPRPVVRPTVHPTPDEPRAENDRNRAVEPGFRARHQA; translated from the coding sequence ATGGCGGCTGGCTACGGGGAACTGCTGCGCACCCCGCACGCGGCACGGCTGCTCATCGGCACACTGCTGGGACGGCTCCCGAACGCCACCGCCGCCCTCGCCGTGCTGCTCTTCTCCCGTGCCGAGGGCGGCAGCTACGCCCTCGCCGGGGGCCTGTCGGCCGTCTACGGCGTGGCCAACGCGGTGGGCCAGCCGCTGCTGGGCCGGGCCGTGGACCGCTTCGGCCAGACCTGGGTGATGCTCCCCGCCGCCGTGGCCTCCGCGCTCGGGATGGTCCTGTTCGCCGTCGTCGGGCTCGACCCGCTGCCCGTGGCGTACGCCGCGATGCTGATCGCCGGGCTGTTCACCCCGCCGCTGGAGGGCGGGCTGCGGGCGCTGTGGCCCGCGGTGCTGCGGCGCGAGGACCAGGTGCACGCGGCGTACGCGCTGGACGCCGTGGCCCAGGAGGTGATGTTCGCCGTCGGCCCGCTGCTGGTCACCCTGAGCGTGGCCGTGTGGTCCGAGGCGGCCGCGCTGCTGGTCATCAACGCCATCGGGGTCGCGGGCGCGCTCTGGGTCGTGGTCTCGCGGCCGTCGCGGCAGTGGCGCTCGGCGCCGCGCGAGGCGCACTGGCTGGGCGCGCTGCGCTCGCCCGGGCTGCTGGTGCTGCTCGGGTCGTTCTTCTTCATCGGGCTCGCCCTCGGCGCGATCGCGGTGGCCGCGGTGGCGTACGCCGACGAGCACGGCGGCGGCGTGGTCTCCAGCGCGCTGCTCTCCGCCCTCGGCGTGGGCGCGCTGGCCGGCGGCATCGTCTACGGCGGCCGCACCTGGCCCGGCGCGCCCGAACGGCGGCTGCGGCTGCTGGTGGCCGCGCTGGCGCTCGGCTATCTGCCGCTCATGCTGGTGCCGGGCGTCGTCATGATGACCGTCCTCGCCGGGGTGGCGGGGGTGTTCCTGGCTCCGGCGCTGGCCTGCGCGTTCGTCGTCGTGGACCGTCACGCGCCCACCGGCACGGTCACCGAGGCGTTCTCCTGGCTGGTGACCACGTTCGTGGTGGGCAACGCGGTCGGCACCGCCGTGGCGGGGCCCACGGTCCAGCTCGGCGGAGTGGCCCCCGGATTCGCGGTGCCCGCGGCCGGTGGAGTGGCCGCGCTGGCGGTGCTGCTGGCCGCCCAGCGGTTCCTCCTGGACGGGCCACGCCCCGTCGTCCGGCCGACCGTTCACCCAACACCGGATGAACCCCGCGCGGAAAATGATCGCAACCGTGCCGTCGAACCCGGTTTCAGAGCACGCCATCAGGCGTAA
- a CDS encoding LacI family DNA-binding transcriptional regulator, with the protein MARLAGVSQATVSLVLGEKWPGRVSERTVEAVRVAARDLGYRPNLAARSLRLGRTRTVLMVVPALTTEFFARVYTGAERVAADHGFGVVLYPSPEGVGPARDPFDSARASLDGVIASSMAADALAVVRGGGLPLVMLDSDPDDAAAAATVNLDIADGARQAAGHLLALGHRRVAHLAAAVGSWTFQVRARALAEAMDEVPGTSLGIEPAGLTVEGGRRAAERVLARPGPRPTALVCDDDILAAGACKAARRLGLRIPDDISVTGFDDLALATAVEPELTTVRLPAEAVGAAGMRALMTLMDGETPRDTVLPVELIPRGSTAPPPRS; encoded by the coding sequence GTGGCGCGGCTGGCGGGCGTGTCCCAGGCGACCGTGTCCCTGGTGCTCGGCGAGAAGTGGCCCGGACGGGTCTCAGAGCGCACCGTGGAGGCCGTACGGGTCGCCGCGCGCGATCTCGGCTACCGCCCCAACCTCGCGGCCCGCAGCCTCCGTCTGGGCCGCACCAGGACCGTGCTCATGGTGGTGCCCGCCCTGACGACCGAGTTCTTCGCCCGCGTCTACACCGGCGCCGAGCGGGTCGCCGCCGACCACGGCTTCGGGGTGGTGCTCTATCCGTCCCCCGAGGGCGTGGGCCCGGCCCGGGACCCGTTCGACTCGGCGCGGGCCTCGCTCGACGGGGTGATCGCCTCCTCCATGGCGGCCGACGCGCTGGCCGTGGTGCGCGGCGGCGGGCTGCCGCTGGTGATGCTCGACAGCGATCCGGATGACGCGGCCGCGGCGGCCACCGTCAACCTCGACATCGCGGACGGGGCGCGGCAGGCGGCGGGGCATCTGCTGGCGCTCGGGCACCGCCGGGTGGCCCATCTCGCGGCGGCGGTGGGCTCCTGGACCTTCCAGGTCCGCGCCCGGGCCCTGGCGGAGGCGATGGACGAGGTCCCCGGCACCTCGTTGGGCATCGAACCGGCGGGGCTGACCGTCGAAGGGGGCCGCCGGGCCGCCGAACGCGTCCTGGCCCGCCCCGGGCCCCGGCCGACCGCGCTCGTCTGCGACGACGACATCCTGGCCGCGGGCGCCTGCAAAGCGGCCCGGCGGCTGGGGCTGCGAATCCCGGACGACATCTCGGTGACCGGCTTCGACGATCTGGCGCTGGCCACGGCGGTGGAACCGGAGCTGACCACGGTGCGGCTCCCGGCGGAGGCGGTGGGGGCGGCCGGTATGCGGGCTCTGATGACGCTCATGGACGGCGAGACGCCCCGGGACACCGTGCTGCCCGTCGAGCTGATCCCCCGGGGCTCCACGGCCCCTCCCCCACGGTCCTGA
- the prcA gene encoding proteasome subunit alpha, translating into MTTPFYVSPQQAMADRAEYARKGIARGRSVVVLQYADGIVFVAENPSRALHKVSEIYDRIAFAAVGKYNEFENLRIGGVRYADLRGYTYDREDVTARGLANVYAQTLGTIFSSAAEKPYEVELIVAEVGEGPEDDQIYRLPHDGSIVDEHGSVAVGGNADQISSYLDQRHRDGMTLAEALKLAVDSLSRDNNGGERSLTAEQLEVAVLDRHRPQKRKFKRVLGGQLSRLLESGEGAADSEESSDSEGAEESTSESED; encoded by the coding sequence GTGACGACGCCGTTCTATGTTTCTCCTCAGCAGGCCATGGCCGACCGCGCCGAGTACGCCCGTAAGGGCATCGCACGCGGCCGCAGCGTGGTCGTGCTGCAGTACGCCGACGGCATCGTCTTCGTTGCGGAGAACCCGTCCCGCGCGCTGCACAAGGTCAGCGAGATCTATGACCGGATCGCCTTCGCGGCGGTCGGTAAGTACAACGAATTCGAGAATCTGCGCATCGGCGGTGTCCGTTACGCCGATCTGCGTGGCTATACCTATGACCGTGAGGATGTCACGGCCCGCGGGCTGGCGAATGTCTACGCACAGACCCTGGGCACGATCTTCTCCAGCGCCGCCGAGAAGCCGTACGAGGTCGAGCTGATCGTCGCCGAGGTCGGGGAGGGCCCCGAGGACGACCAGATCTACCGCCTTCCGCACGACGGCTCCATCGTGGACGAGCACGGCTCGGTCGCCGTCGGTGGCAACGCCGACCAGATCAGCAGCTATCTCGACCAGCGTCACCGGGACGGCATGACCCTCGCCGAGGCCCTCAAGCTGGCTGTCGACTCGCTCTCCCGCGACAACAACGGCGGGGAGCGCAGCCTCACCGCCGAGCAGCTCGAGGTGGCGGTCCTGGACCGCCACCGGCCCCAGAAGCGCAAGTTCAAGCGCGTCCTGGGCGGCCAGCTCTCCCGGCTCCTGGAGTCGGGAGAGGGCGCGGCGGACTCGGAGGAGTCGTCCGACTCCGAGGGGGCCGAGGAGTCCACCTCGGAGTCCGAGGACTGA
- the prcB gene encoding proteasome subunit beta encodes MEANTRSTGRLPAAFLTPGSSSFMDFLGERSPELLPGNRPLPPVQGAIEAPHGTTIVAVSFPGGVVLAGDRRATMGNVIAQRDIEKVFPADEYSAVGIAGTAGIAVEMVKLFQLELEHFEKVEGTVLSLEGKANRLSTMIRGNLGMAMQGLAVVPLFAGWDVDREKGRIFSYDVTGGRSEERGFAATGSGSMFARGALKKLYRQDLTEEQAATAVLQALYDAADEDSATGGPDLARRIYPIITSITEDGFKRFGEDEVSELARAIHERRLEEPDGPRAALL; translated from the coding sequence GTGGAAGCCAACACTCGTAGCACAGGGCGTCTGCCGGCTGCCTTCCTGACGCCCGGCTCCTCATCGTTCATGGACTTCCTGGGCGAGCGCTCGCCCGAGCTGCTTCCGGGGAACCGTCCGCTGCCCCCGGTGCAGGGCGCCATCGAGGCCCCCCACGGCACCACCATCGTGGCGGTGAGCTTCCCCGGCGGTGTGGTGCTCGCCGGTGACCGCCGCGCCACCATGGGCAATGTCATCGCGCAGCGTGACATCGAGAAGGTCTTCCCCGCCGACGAGTATTCGGCCGTCGGGATCGCGGGGACCGCCGGTATCGCCGTGGAGATGGTCAAGCTCTTCCAGCTCGAGCTGGAGCACTTCGAGAAGGTCGAGGGCACCGTTCTCTCACTCGAAGGCAAGGCGAACAGGCTGTCGACCATGATCCGCGGCAACCTCGGCATGGCGATGCAGGGCCTCGCCGTGGTCCCGCTCTTCGCGGGGTGGGACGTCGACCGGGAGAAGGGCCGCATCTTCTCCTACGACGTGACCGGGGGGCGTTCGGAGGAGCGCGGCTTCGCCGCCACCGGCTCGGGCTCGATGTTCGCCCGGGGCGCGCTCAAGAAGCTCTATCGCCAGGATTTGACCGAGGAGCAGGCCGCCACCGCCGTGCTCCAGGCGCTCTATGACGCCGCCGACGAGGATTCGGCCACCGGAGGGCCGGATCTCGCCCGCCGTATTTACCCGATCATCACCTCCATCACCGAGGACGGTTTCAAGAGGTTCGGCGAGGACGAGGTGTCCGAGCTCGCCCGTGCCATCCATGAACGGCGCCTCGAAGAGCCGGACGGCCCCCGCGCCGCCCTTCTCTGA
- a CDS encoding ubiquitin-like protein Pup yields the protein MATKDTGGGQQKASRSTEEVEEQAEDAQAADDLKERQEKLSDDVDSVLDEIDDVLEENAEDFVRSFVQKGGQ from the coding sequence ATGGCGACCAAGGACACCGGCGGCGGTCAGCAGAAGGCGTCGCGCTCGACCGAAGAGGTCGAGGAGCAGGCGGAGGACGCGCAGGCCGCGGACGACCTGAAGGAGCGGCAGGAGAAGCTCTCCGACGACGTCGACTCCGTGCTGGACGAGATCGACGACGTGCTCGAGGAGAACGCGGAGGACTTCGTGAGGTCGTTCGTCCAGAAGGGCGGGCAGTAA
- the dop gene encoding depupylase/deamidase Dop, translated as MTVRRVMGIETEYGISVPGHPNANAMLTSSQVVNAYAAAMHRARRARWDFEEENPLRDARGFDLARDSADSSQLTDEDIGLANVILTNGARLYVDHAHPEYSAPEVTNPRDAVLWDKAGERIMAEAALRAAELPGGQLIHLYKNNTDNKGASYGTHENYLMKRETAFSDIVRHLTPFFVSRQVVTGAGRVGIGQDGHEHGFQISQRADYFEVEVGLETTLKRPIINTRDEPHADAEKYRRLHVIIGDANLSELSTYLKLGTTALVLSMIEDGFIAVDLAVDQPVRTLHQVSHDPTLRRLITLRSGRTLTAVQLQMEYFELARKYVEDRYGADADEQTRDVLTRWEDVLNRLERDPMSLSGELDWIAKRELLEGYRRRDTLEWDAARLHLVDLQYADVRPDKGLYNRLAARGKMKRLLDDQEVARAQNKPPEDTRAYFRGRCLEQYADDVAAASWDSVIFDLPGRDSLQRVPTLEPLRGTRNHVKELLDRCRTAEDLVRVLSGG; from the coding sequence ATGACCGTACGGCGCGTAATGGGTATCGAGACGGAGTACGGGATCTCCGTCCCCGGGCACCCGAACGCCAATGCCATGCTCACCTCGTCCCAGGTCGTCAACGCCTACGCGGCGGCGATGCACCGGGCGCGTCGCGCCCGCTGGGACTTCGAGGAGGAGAACCCGCTGCGGGACGCCCGCGGCTTCGACCTCGCGCGCGATTCCGCAGACTCCAGCCAGCTCACGGACGAGGACATCGGCCTGGCCAATGTGATCCTCACCAACGGCGCACGGCTCTATGTGGACCACGCCCACCCCGAGTACTCGGCCCCCGAGGTCACCAACCCCCGGGACGCGGTGCTCTGGGACAAGGCGGGCGAGCGCATCATGGCCGAGGCCGCGCTGCGCGCCGCCGAGCTGCCCGGCGGCCAGCTCATTCACCTCTACAAGAACAACACCGACAACAAGGGCGCCTCCTACGGCACGCATGAGAACTACCTGATGAAGCGGGAGACCGCCTTCTCGGACATCGTGCGTCACCTGACGCCCTTCTTCGTCTCCCGCCAGGTCGTCACCGGCGCCGGCCGCGTCGGCATCGGCCAGGACGGCCATGAGCACGGCTTCCAGATCAGCCAGCGGGCCGACTACTTCGAGGTCGAGGTCGGCCTGGAGACCACGCTCAAGCGCCCGATCATCAACACCCGCGACGAGCCGCACGCCGACGCCGAGAAGTACCGCCGGCTCCACGTGATCATCGGGGACGCCAACCTCTCCGAGCTCTCGACCTACCTCAAGCTGGGCACCACCGCCCTGGTGCTGTCGATGATCGAGGACGGCTTCATCGCCGTGGACCTCGCGGTGGACCAGCCGGTGCGTACCCTGCACCAGGTCTCGCACGACCCGACGCTGCGCCGTCTGATCACCCTGCGCAGCGGCCGGACGCTGACCGCGGTGCAGCTCCAGATGGAGTACTTCGAGCTCGCCCGCAAATACGTCGAGGACCGCTACGGAGCGGACGCCGACGAGCAGACCCGGGACGTCCTGACCCGCTGGGAGGACGTGCTGAACCGGCTGGAGCGCGATCCCATGAGCCTGTCCGGCGAGCTGGACTGGATCGCCAAGCGGGAGCTGCTGGAGGGCTACCGCCGCCGTGACACCCTGGAATGGGACGCGGCCCGGCTCCACCTGGTGGACCTGCAGTACGCCGACGTGCGCCCCGACAAGGGCCTGTACAACCGGCTGGCGGCGCGCGGCAAGATGAAGCGGCTGCTGGACGACCAGGAGGTCGCCCGCGCCCAGAACAAGCCCCCGGAGGACACCCGCGCCTACTTCCGCGGCCGCTGCCTGGAGCAGTACGCGGACGACGTCGCCGCGGCCTCCTGGGACTCGGTGATCTTCGATCTGCCGGGCCGTGACTCTCTGCAACGGGTCCCCACGCTGGAGCCGCTGCGCGGCACCCGCAACCACGTCAAGGAACTGCTGGACCGCTGCCGCACGGCCGAGGACCTGGTCCGGGTGCTGTCCGGCGGCTGA
- the arc gene encoding proteasome ATPase produces MAAHDDDINRGIRPGRGSDDPAGQVAYLEQEIAVLRRKLADSPRHTRILEERIVELQTNLAGVSAQNERLANTLREARDQIVALKEEVDRLAQPPAGFGAFLQANEDGTADIFTGGRKLRVNVSPSVELDDLKRGQEVMLNEALNVVEAMEFERAGDIVTLKEILEDGERALVIGHTDEERVVRLAEPLLHTTIRPGDALLLESRSGYVYEVVPKSEVEELVLEEVPDIDYTKIGGLGNQIELIRDAVELPYLYPDLFKEHELRPPKGVLLYGPPGCGKTLIAKAVANSLAKKVAEVTGKPAGKSFFLNIKGPELLNKYVGETERHIRLVFQRAREKASEGTPVIVFFDEMDSLFRTRGSGVSSDVENTIVPQLLSEIDGVEGLENVIVIGASNREDMIDPAILRPGRLDVKIKIERPDAEAAKDIFSKYLTESLPIHTDDLTEHGQSPKAAIGGMIQSVVEQMYTESEENRFLEVTYANGDKEVLYFKDFNSGAMIQNIVDRAKKMAIKDFLDHSQKGLRVSHLLAACVDEFKENEDLPNTTNPDDWARISGKKGERIVYIRTLVTGKQGADTGRSIDTVANTGQYL; encoded by the coding sequence GTGGCAGCCCACGACGACGACATCAACCGCGGCATCCGGCCCGGGCGGGGGTCTGACGACCCTGCCGGCCAGGTTGCCTATCTCGAGCAGGAAATCGCCGTCCTGCGCCGCAAGCTCGCCGACTCTCCGCGTCATACGAGGATTCTCGAAGAGCGGATCGTCGAGCTGCAGACCAATCTGGCGGGAGTCTCCGCACAGAATGAGCGGCTCGCGAACACACTCCGTGAGGCCCGCGACCAGATCGTGGCCCTCAAGGAGGAGGTCGACCGGCTTGCCCAGCCGCCGGCCGGTTTCGGAGCCTTTCTGCAGGCGAACGAGGACGGTACGGCCGACATCTTCACCGGGGGCCGTAAACTCCGGGTGAATGTCAGCCCAAGCGTCGAGCTCGACGATCTCAAGCGCGGCCAGGAGGTCATGCTCAACGAGGCGCTCAATGTGGTCGAGGCCATGGAGTTCGAGCGCGCCGGGGACATCGTCACCCTCAAGGAGATCCTTGAGGACGGCGAGCGCGCCCTGGTGATCGGGCACACCGACGAGGAGCGGGTGGTGCGGCTGGCAGAGCCGCTGCTGCACACCACCATCCGCCCCGGTGACGCCCTGCTGCTCGAGTCCCGGTCCGGCTATGTCTACGAGGTCGTTCCGAAGAGCGAGGTCGAGGAGCTCGTCCTCGAAGAGGTTCCGGACATCGACTACACAAAGATCGGCGGTCTGGGAAACCAGATCGAGCTGATCCGCGACGCGGTCGAGCTCCCCTACCTCTACCCCGACCTCTTCAAGGAGCACGAACTGCGGCCGCCCAAGGGTGTGCTGCTGTACGGCCCGCCCGGCTGCGGCAAGACGCTGATCGCCAAGGCCGTGGCCAACTCCCTTGCCAAGAAGGTCGCCGAGGTGACCGGCAAGCCCGCGGGGAAGAGCTTCTTCCTCAACATCAAGGGTCCCGAGCTGCTCAACAAGTACGTCGGTGAGACGGAGCGGCACATCCGGCTGGTCTTCCAGCGGGCTCGGGAGAAGGCCAGCGAGGGCACGCCCGTCATCGTCTTCTTCGATGAGATGGACTCCCTCTTCCGCACCCGTGGCTCCGGGGTCAGCTCGGACGTGGAGAACACCATCGTCCCCCAGCTGCTCTCCGAGATCGACGGTGTGGAGGGCCTGGAGAACGTGATCGTGATCGGTGCCTCCAACCGTGAGGACATGATCGACCCGGCGATCCTGCGCCCCGGCCGCCTCGATGTGAAGATCAAGATCGAGCGTCCGGACGCCGAGGCCGCCAAGGACATCTTCTCGAAGTACCTGACGGAGTCCCTGCCGATCCACACGGACGACCTCACCGAGCACGGCCAGTCGCCCAAGGCCGCGATCGGCGGAATGATCCAGTCGGTGGTCGAGCAGATGTACACCGAGTCCGAGGAGAACCGCTTCCTGGAGGTCACCTACGCCAATGGCGACAAGGAAGTCCTCTACTTCAAGGACTTCAACTCCGGCGCCATGATCCAGAACATTGTGGACCGCGCCAAGAAGATGGCGATCAAGGACTTCCTGGACCACAGCCAGAAGGGCCTTCGCGTCTCCCATCTGCTCGCCGCCTGCGTGGACGAGTTCAAGGAGAACGAGGACCTGCCGAACACCACGAACCCGGACGACTGGGCCCGGATCTCCGGCAAGAAGGGCGAGCGGATCGTCTACATCCGCACCCTGGTCACCGGAAAGCAGGGCGCGGACACGGGACGCTCCATCGACACGGTGGCGAACACTGGTCAGTACCTGTAA
- a CDS encoding ferredoxin, producing MAYRRNSRGHTVRNEELGDLEVWIDQDLCTGDGICAQYAPEVFELDIDGLAYVKSADDELLQEKGATTPVPLTLLTEVKDSAKECPGDCIHVRRVTDRIEVYGPDAE from the coding sequence ATGGCGTATCGAAGGAACAGCAGGGGGCACACCGTGCGGAACGAGGAGCTCGGCGATCTTGAAGTGTGGATTGACCAGGACCTGTGCACCGGCGACGGCATCTGCGCCCAGTACGCTCCCGAGGTCTTCGAACTCGACATTGACGGTCTAGCGTACGTCAAGAGCGCCGACGATGAGCTGCTACAGGAGAAGGGTGCCACCACTCCGGTCCCCCTGACCCTGCTCACCGAGGTCAAGGATTCCGCCAAGGAGTGCCCCGGCGACTGCATCCATGTACGCCGCGTCACGGACCGGATCGAGGTCTACGGCCCCGACGCGGAGTGA